The Comamonas piscis region CATCGGCGCCCTGCGCTGCCAGGCTGCGTGCTGCTACCGGGCCAGCCAAAATGCGGGTCAGGTCCAGCACGCGCAGGCCATCCAGGGGCCGGTGCTGGGCAGGCGCAGGCCAATCACGCGGGGCGGCGGGGTGGTCGCTGTCCAGCTGGGTGATGGACACCAAGGGCTGCGCTGCCACCGCTGCACTTTGGGGGTGCGCCTGCCAGGCCTCCGGGCTGCGCGCTGCCGCCACCACCAGGCCCAGCGCTGCAGCGCGCTCTTCCACCGCCTGCGCCGTCCAGCCTTTGAGCGCATCGGCCACCGCTTGGCGCGAGGTGTCCGCTCCCGTGGGCAGGCCCAGCAGCTGCAGTACGCCATCGCGGTGGTGCGCAAAATTGGCATGGATGCGCAGCCAGCCCGGCTGGCCCACATCGGCGCCGCAGGCATACAGCCCCGAGATGGGGGCCCATTGCGCAGGCTGGCGGCCATCCAGCGTGAAGTAGCCGCTGCACTCGGCCAGCACCTGGCCCACATCCAGAACCACCTGGGGCATGGCTTGCTGCTGGCGGTGCTGGGCAATCAAGGCGCTGGCCAGGCCGCTAGCGGCTAAAGCCGCAGGTGCCGCCACGTCCAGGCAAAAGCTGGAAGGGTAGGCACCGCCATCGCCGCTAAGTGCCAAGCTGCCCTCGCCCAGGGACGGCGCTGGCAGGCCTGCTTGCTGCCACAGCGTTTGTACGCTGGCCTGTATAGCGGCATACAGCGGCTGCTGCGCCAGGTGGTGACTGGTGGCGGCGGTGTTGTTGTTAGTGGTTGGCAAGGCGTTCTCCTGGTGGGCACATGGCTGCCATTGCATACCTGCCGCCATCTCGGGTCAATCTTGATTGGGCCAGTACACCTGCTATATAGCCCGCACTGCAGTAGCATGCCCCATGGTTTCTGAACGCCCCGCACCCACCCCGCCTTCCGAAGACGACAGCCCCTGGCTCAACAGCCAGCAGGCCGCTGCAATGCTGGGTGTGCAGCGCGCCAGCCTCTACGCCTATGTGAGCCGGGGCTTGTTGCGGGCGCACAGCCAACCAGGCTTGCGCGGCCATGTCTATGCCCGCCTGGATGTGCAGCGCCTGGCACGCCAGCGGCACACCGTGCGCAACCCCGCGCAGCTGGCCCGTTCCACCTTGGACTGGGGCACGCCGGTGCTGCGCTCCGCCATCACCCAGGTCAGCCAAGGCCGGCTGACGTACCGGGGCCGCGATGCGCTGCAATGGGCGCAGCTCGCCAGCCTGGAAGAGACGGCCGCGCTGCTGTTGGGCTTACCCGTAGGGGATGCATCATTCAGCGCCCACAAGCCACCTTCCATGCCACCCACCACGGCAGCGCCAGCACAGCGAGTGCCGACACCCCGACCGCCCGCCGAGGCACTGAGCGCCTGGCACAGTCGGCCCACCAGCGAGCCTGCGCTAACCCACCCCGGCGGGGCCCAGCCGCTGCTGCAGCACATGCTGTGGGTGCTGACGGGGCTGCCGCCGCCCCCGGAGGCTGCTCCGCCCCTGGCCGAACTGCTTATCCACCAGCAACTCGCAGCCCTCTGGCAGCAGGATGCAGCGGGCGAAAACAGCTTGCGCCAGGCTCTGGTGCTCTGTGCCGACCATGAGCTCAATGCCTCCAGCTTTGCCGCACGGGTGGTGGCGTCCACAGGCGCCAGCCTGCATGCCAGCCTGGGCGCAGGCCTGGCGGCACTCAGTGGCCCCCTGCACGGGGGAATGACGGCGGTGATCGACCAGCACTGGGACGACTGGCATGCGGCGCCGCAGGCCGACGGCAGCCTGCCGCCATCGCTCGCCCAGTTGCTGGCCGATACCCGCATCAACGGCAGCCCGCATTACTGCGCGGGCTTTGGCCACCCGCTCTACCCGGCCGGCGACCCGCGCAGCCAGCGCCTGCTGAGTCTGCTGCCTGCCGATGCGGGCCGCGGTGCCTTGCTGGCGGCAGTTCACCGCCAAACCGGTTTGCACCCCAGCCTGGACTATGCGCTGGTTGCCATCCAGCGCGGGCTGGGCCTGCCGTCGGGCGCCGCCTTTGTGCTGTTTGCGCTGGGCCGCACGGCAGGCTGGTTGGCCCATGCGCTGGAGCAGCGCGACAGCGGCCAGCTGATAAGGCCCCGGGCGCAGTATGTCGGCCTGCTGGCTGAAACGGATATCCAGACTGAGGCCACGGGCGCCACGGGCAACACCCCCGTCAGCATCCCCGGACGCATCATCCGTTTCTGAGCGAAGCCAAGCAACAGGCGCAAAAAAGCGGCCTCGCGGGCCGCTGGTTGGGCTGGTGACCGGCTTGCGCATACAGGCGCGCCGGTCAAACCATCAATCCGTCTCGCCTTCCACCGGCCAATCGCGGATATAGGCTTTGAGCATCTTGTTCTCGAAGTTCTGGCTGTCGACGACGGCCTTGGCCACGTCGTAGAAGCTGATCACACCCATCAGCATCTTCTTGTCCATCACCGGCATGTAGCGCGCATGGCGGTCCAGCATCATGCGGCGCACCTCGTCCATGTCGGTTTCCATCGTGCAGGTCAGCGGTGCGTCGTCCATCACGCTGCGCACGAGGATGTTGCCGGCAGTGCCGCCGTTGTTGACGATGGCGACGATCACTTCGCGGAAGGTCAGCATGCCCACCACATCACCGTGCTCCATCACCACCAGCGAGCCAATGTCCTTCTCGGCCATGGTCTGGATGGCGTCACCGACCGGGTCGTTCACGCTGGCGGTGTAAAGGGTATTGCCTTTGAGGCGGAGGATATCGCTGACTTTCATGGGTGTCTCCTTGTACCGTTCTCCGGTGCTGGCGGGGCCTGCCTGCGCGCACACGCATGGGCGACAGGCCAGCCAGCCTGGGTCTGCTAAATATAGCCGACAATTCCCGTCCAGAACGACAACATCGCGGAGATACGCCATGCCCGGTTATACCGACCCCGGCTTTGACACCCTGAGTCTGCACGCCGGCGCCCAGCCGGACCCAGCCACCGGCGCCCGTGCCGTCCCCATCCACCTGACCACCTCTTTCGTCTTTGAGTCGAGCGACCATGCGGCGAGTCTGTTCAACCTGGAGCGGCCTGGCCATGTCTACAGCCGCATCAGCAACCCCACCAATGCGGTGCTGGAGCAGCGTGTATCGGCCCTCGAAGGCGGCGTTGGCGCCATCGCGGTAGCCAGCGGCCAGGCAGCGCTGCATTTGTCGATTGCGACCTTGATGGGCGCGGGCAGCCATATCGTTGCCAGCACCGCGCTGTATGGCGGCAGCCAGAACCTGCTGCACTACACCCTGGCCCGCTTTGGCATCGAGACCACCTTTGTCAAACCTGGCGATATCGATGGCTGGCGTGCGGCAGTGAGGCCCAACACCAAGCTGTTTTTTGGCGAGACCGTCGGCAACCCCGGCCTGGATGTGCTGGACATCCCCACCGTCTCGGCCATCGCCCATGAGGCCGGTGTGCCCTTGCTGGTCGATTCCACCCTGACGTCGCCCTGGCTGATCAAGCCCTTCGCGCATGGCGCCGACATCGTCTACCACTCGGCCACCAAGTTCCTCTCTGGCCACGGCACTGTCATTGGCGGCATTGTGGTGGATGGCGGCAGCTTTGACTGGGAAAAATCCGGTCGTTTCCCCGAGCTGACCGAGCCCTATGACGGCTTCCACAACATGGTGTTCAGCGAGGAGTCCACCACCGGCGCCTTCTTGCTGCGTGCTCGGCGCGAAGGCCTGCGCGATTTTGGCGCCTGCATGAGCCCGCACAGCGCCTGGCTGATTCTGCAAGGCATCGAGACCCTGCCGCTGCGCATGGAGCGCCATATGCGCAACACCGAAAAAGTAGTGCAGTTCCTGGCCAGCCACCTGATGGTCAGCCGCGTGGGCCACCCGATGCTGGAGAGCCACC contains the following coding sequences:
- a CDS encoding O-acetylhomoserine aminocarboxypropyltransferase, whose product is MPGYTDPGFDTLSLHAGAQPDPATGARAVPIHLTTSFVFESSDHAASLFNLERPGHVYSRISNPTNAVLEQRVSALEGGVGAIAVASGQAALHLSIATLMGAGSHIVASTALYGGSQNLLHYTLARFGIETTFVKPGDIDGWRAAVRPNTKLFFGETVGNPGLDVLDIPTVSAIAHEAGVPLLVDSTLTSPWLIKPFAHGADIVYHSATKFLSGHGTVIGGIVVDGGSFDWEKSGRFPELTEPYDGFHNMVFSEESTTGAFLLRARREGLRDFGACMSPHSAWLILQGIETLPLRMERHMRNTEKVVQFLASHLMVSRVGHPMLESHPSHALAQKLLPRGAGSVFSFDIAGNRNQGKKFIETLKVFSHLANVGDCRSLVIHPASTTHFRMHDDALAQAGISQGTIRLSIGLEDADDLIDDLKRALKAAEKAA
- a CDS encoding CoA transferase encodes the protein MPTTNNNTAATSHHLAQQPLYAAIQASVQTLWQQAGLPAPSLGEGSLALSGDGGAYPSSFCLDVAAPAALAASGLASALIAQHRQQQAMPQVVLDVGQVLAECSGYFTLDGRQPAQWAPISGLYACGADVGQPGWLRIHANFAHHRDGVLQLLGLPTGADTSRQAVADALKGWTAQAVEERAAALGLVVAAARSPEAWQAHPQSAAVAAQPLVSITQLDSDHPAAPRDWPAPAQHRPLDGLRVLDLTRILAGPVAARSLAAQGADVLMLNGPGLPNIEAIADMSRGKRSALLDLKTPAGQTTMTDLLGQAHVLLQGYRPGALDALGLDPQSVARQRPGIVYARLSAYGRSGPWADRRGFDSLVQTVCGINVAEGQAFGSEGLRALPLQILDYSAGFLLAFGIQAALYRQATVGGSWHVQVSLARVAQWLQAMGQRPVAAASAQTVVPPEAYLEAMDTGFGRLLAVRHRAVLQGLPSGWPHAGQPPGSDQPRW
- a CDS encoding CBS domain-containing protein; the protein is MKVSDILRLKGNTLYTASVNDPVGDAIQTMAEKDIGSLVVMEHGDVVGMLTFREVIVAIVNNGGTAGNILVRSVMDDAPLTCTMETDMDEVRRMMLDRHARYMPVMDKKMLMGVISFYDVAKAVVDSQNFENKMLKAYIRDWPVEGETD
- a CDS encoding citrate synthase family protein, with amino-acid sequence MVSERPAPTPPSEDDSPWLNSQQAAAMLGVQRASLYAYVSRGLLRAHSQPGLRGHVYARLDVQRLARQRHTVRNPAQLARSTLDWGTPVLRSAITQVSQGRLTYRGRDALQWAQLASLEETAALLLGLPVGDASFSAHKPPSMPPTTAAPAQRVPTPRPPAEALSAWHSRPTSEPALTHPGGAQPLLQHMLWVLTGLPPPPEAAPPLAELLIHQQLAALWQQDAAGENSLRQALVLCADHELNASSFAARVVASTGASLHASLGAGLAALSGPLHGGMTAVIDQHWDDWHAAPQADGSLPPSLAQLLADTRINGSPHYCAGFGHPLYPAGDPRSQRLLSLLPADAGRGALLAAVHRQTGLHPSLDYALVAIQRGLGLPSGAAFVLFALGRTAGWLAHALEQRDSGQLIRPRAQYVGLLAETDIQTEATGATGNTPVSIPGRIIRF